One Skermanella sp. TT6 genomic window, TCGACAATCCACACCATTTGCCAGCCTCTCCCGCAATGTCCGCTTGATGACCTTCCCGTTCGGATTGCGCGGAAGCGTGCCGGGCTCGATCGTGAAGCCTTCCGGCACCTTGTAGTCGGACAGGCGCTCCGCGCAGAACGCCTTCAACGCCGCCGTATCGATTTCGGCCTCCGCCGCGATGAAGGCGTGGACGCGCTCGCCCAGGACAGGGCAGGGGTATCCGACGACTGCCACCTCCCGCACGCCGGGGAAATGGCTCAGCACGTTCTCGACCTCGGCGCTGAAGATCTTGTAGCCGCCGCGGTTGATCATGTCCTTCAGGCGGTCGAACACCCGGACATAACCGTCCGCATCGACCGAGCCGATGTCGCCGGAATGCCAGAACCCGGCGGTGAAGCCTTGGGCGGTCGCCTCGGGCTTGTTCCAGTATCCTTTCACCACCATCGGTCCGCGGATCCAAAGCTCACCCGTCTCGCCCGCCGGGACCTCGCGCCCCTCGGCGTCCATCACGCGGATCTCGGCGCAGGGCACCGCGCGGCCGACGCTGTCCAGCCGGCCGGGGGTGTGGCCGATCGGCATGATCGTGGCGGGCGAGGTGGTCTCGGTGGCGCCGTAGGCATTCATCAGGGTCAGGCCTGGCACCGTGCGGGCCAGCGCCGCGATGGTCGCGTCGGGCATGGGGGCGCCGCCGAAGGCGCCGATCCGCCAGGCGGACAGGTCGAATTCTGCGAAGTCCGGCTGGAGCAGGCACAGATTGTACATGGCCGGCACCAGGATGGTGTGGGTCATCCGTTCCGCCGACGCCAGGGCCAGGAAATCCCGTGCCTTGAAGGCCGGCAGGATCAGCAGCGCGCCGGCGACGCGCAGCATCGCCGCGACCATGCCGATCAGTCCGGTCACATGACTGCCCGGGACCGCCAGAACCGAGCGATCCCGGGCCGTCAGGCCCATGCAGGTTTCGTAATGGAGAGCTGAATGACAGATGCCGAGATGGGTCAGCATCGCCCCCTTGGGCTTGCCGGTCGTGCCCGAGGTATAGAGGATGACGGCGGTATCCTCCTCCCGCACCGACGGCACGGGCGGCGGCGGAGCCGGGGAGTGCATTCCTTCGAACGGGACCGCGACCCGCATCAGCCCCGCGATGTCCGGCAGCCGGTCCGTCAGGTCCGCCTCGTGGATCACCAGGGAGGCGCCGCAGTCGTCCAGCACATAGTCCAGGCCGGGCTTCCGCTCCCGCACGCTCAGGGGCACGGCGATGGCGCCGGCCCTTGCGACGGCGTAGAGCGAGGTGACGAACTCCACCCGGTTGCCGAGCAGCAGCGCCACCCGGTCGCCGGGCCGGATGCCGCGCTCGACCAAGCCGGCGGCGAGACGGTCCACCTCCTCGCCAAGCTGGCGGTAGCTCAGGCGCCGGTCGCCGCAGACGACCGCGTCGCCGTCCGGGTTGCGATCAACGGCGTCCGTCAGCATGGCTATCAGGCTGCCGGGCCGGTCGGTGAAGCAGCGGACGACGCGGTCGCCGAAATGGGCCTCCATCCGGGTCGCCGGAAGGGTGTCGTCGGGCCAGGGCATCAGTGCGCCTTCTCCCGCATGGTGCCGTTGGCGCCACGCTCGATGATGTACTCGCGGTCGAACAGGGATTGGGAATGGTTCAGGTCCGACTGGGAAATCACCACCGCCAGATCCTTGCCCTTGAGAGCGGAGATCACCTCCGACAGCCGCTGCGACAGGGCGGGAGCCACGCCCTCGAACGGTTCGTCCAGCAACAGCAGGCGGGTGCCGACCGCCAGGGCTCGGCCCAGCGCCACCATCTTCTGCTGCCCGCCGCTCAGCAGCAGCGCCTTGCGCTCCCGCATGGCCTTCAGCTCCGGCATGATGCCGTAGACGAAGTCGAGCCGCTGCCGGCCGTCCAGCCGCTTGGTCACCCAGGTCGGCAGAAGGATATTCTCCTCCACCGTCAAGGCGGGGATCAGGCCGCGGTCCTCCGGCATGTAGCCGATGCCCAGGTCGGCGCGGTGATGCCTCGCGACCGTGCGCAGGTCGGTCCCATCGACCCGGATATGGCCCTGGACCGGCGCCAGGTGGCCCATGATGGTCCGCATCATGGTGGTCTTGCCGGCACCGTTGCGGCCGACCAGCCCGATCATCTCGCCGGGCGCTGCGGTCATGCCGAAACCGCGCAGCGCTGTGACCGACTGGATGACGACATGGACTCCGTCCACGGCCAGCATCCCGGCGGTCATCGCGCGCTCCCCGTGACGTACCGCTGCACCTCGGGGTCGTCCAGCACCCGGTCCGGCGGGTCGTCGGCGATGATGCGGCCGTTGAAGAAGGCGACCACGCGGTCGGCGTACCGGGTCACGATATCCATGTCGTGCTCCACGAACAGGAC contains:
- a CDS encoding ABC transporter ATP-binding protein; its protein translation is MTAGMLAVDGVHVVIQSVTALRGFGMTAAPGEMIGLVGRNGAGKTTMMRTIMGHLAPVQGHIRVDGTDLRTVARHHRADLGIGYMPEDRGLIPALTVEENILLPTWVTKRLDGRQRLDFVYGIMPELKAMRERKALLLSGGQQKMVALGRALAVGTRLLLLDEPFEGVAPALSQRLSEVISALKGKDLAVVISQSDLNHSQSLFDREYIIERGANGTMREKAH
- a CDS encoding class I adenylate-forming enzyme family protein, producing the protein MPWPDDTLPATRMEAHFGDRVVRCFTDRPGSLIAMLTDAVDRNPDGDAVVCGDRRLSYRQLGEEVDRLAAGLVERGIRPGDRVALLLGNRVEFVTSLYAVARAGAIAVPLSVRERKPGLDYVLDDCGASLVIHEADLTDRLPDIAGLMRVAVPFEGMHSPAPPPPVPSVREEDTAVILYTSGTTGKPKGAMLTHLGICHSALHYETCMGLTARDRSVLAVPGSHVTGLIGMVAAMLRVAGALLILPAFKARDFLALASAERMTHTILVPAMYNLCLLQPDFAEFDLSAWRIGAFGGAPMPDATIAALARTVPGLTLMNAYGATETTSPATIMPIGHTPGRLDSVGRAVPCAEIRVMDAEGREVPAGETGELWIRGPMVVKGYWNKPEATAQGFTAGFWHSGDIGSVDADGYVRVFDRLKDMINRGGYKIFSAEVENVLSHFPGVREVAVVGYPCPVLGERVHAFIAAEAEIDTAALKAFCAERLSDYKVPEGFTIEPGTLPRNPNGKVIKRTLRERLANGVDCRSA